In the Telopea speciosissima isolate NSW1024214 ecotype Mountain lineage chromosome 2, Tspe_v1, whole genome shotgun sequence genome, one interval contains:
- the LOC122649620 gene encoding protein FAR-RED IMPAIRED RESPONSE 1 isoform X5: protein MAIDLEQPSAERDTEDVKPNMDEHVMDGGDEVDMNSPEMDSAVIKGDTMLEPRMGMEFESNGEAYSFYREYARVIGFGTSIKNSRRSKISGEFIDAKFACSRYGTKHESSKVINPRPCLKTDCKASMHVKRKQDGKWVVHDFIKEHNHDLLPAQAHFFRSHRSINIDALYAIKRRRKMYSEISKQSGGLQNVGYLNNDFINQFHDGLHLDLEVGDVQAMLEHFMDMQDENSNFFYAMDLNEEHRLRTVFWVDAKGRHDYINFGDVVSFDTTYVTNKYKMPLAPFVGVNHHFQCVLLGCALIADDTVSTYVWLMRTWLRAMGGRAPSMIITDQDKALKAAIAEVFPSTRHCLGLWHIIRKIPEKLGNVAKRHENFVKKFNKCIYKSWTDEQFEKRWWKMVDRFELKEDEWIQSLYEDRIQWVPTYVGTAFLAGMSTAQRSESVNSYFDKYIHRKTTLKEFVEQYISILEDRYEEEAKADLDTWQKLPVLKSPSPFEKQMSTVYTQAIFKKFQVEVLGAIACHPKKEKEDESTITFRVQDFEDNQDFIVEWNEPKLEISCLCRSFEYKGFICRHAMIVLQISGISSIPSHYILKRWTKDAKSRYTMRQGLEGEQSRVQRYNDLCQRAIKLGEEGSLSQESYNIAFRALDEALKQCVSVNSSIHNGSDSSLPATYGLQDIEENDGDNRASILRMLEPQGARSTKKKNTNKKRKVQPEPKVMSVGNVGTQNNLQQMGNLNSRAPALGGSFVPQQSIQGMEQLNSRAPTFNGYGTQRSVQRMGRLTSVAPTREGYYGNQPNMHGLGQLNSIAPTGDSYYGTQQSMQGMGQLDFRSPTIDSCYCIQESLQDMGESNVGPSQLHGMTSRHLHDKHLSN, encoded by the exons ATGGCAATAGATCTTGAGCAACCTTCAGCTGAACGAGATACAGAAGATGTTAAACCAAATATGGATGAACATGTGATGGATGGTGGAGATGAAGTGGATATGAATTCTCCTGAAATGGATTCTGCTGTTATTAAAGGAGACACAATGTTAGAACCCCGTATGGGTATGGAATTTGAATCTAATGGGGAAGCATATTCATTTTATAGAGAATATGCTAGGGTAATAGGGTTTGGCACCTCAATAAAAAACAGCCGTCGTTCAAAGATATCTGGGGAATTCATTGATGCAAAATTTGCATGCTCTAGGTATGGAACCAAGCATGAGTCTAGTAAGGTCATTAATCCACGACCTTGTTTAAAGACTGATTGCAAGGCAAGCATGCATGTGAAGAGAAAACAGGATGGGAAATGGGTTGTCCATGATTTTATAAAGGAACATAATCATGACCTTTTGCCAGCCCAAGCACATTTCTTCCGCAGTCATAGGAGTATAAATATTGATGCTTTATATGCTATCAAGCGAAGAAGGAAGATGTATTCTGAGATATCTAAGCAATCTGGTGGATTACAGAATGTTGGTTATCTAAATAATGACTTCATAAATCAATTCCATGATGGACTACATTTGGATTTAGAGGTGGGAGATGTACAGGCAATGCTTGAGCACTTTATGGATATGCAGGATGAGAACTCCAATTTCTTCTATGCTATGGATTTAAATGAAGAACATCGTCTAAGGACTGTGTTTTGGGTAGATGCCAAAGGTAGACATGATTATATCAATTTTGGTGATGTAGTTTCCTTTGATACTACATATGTTACAAACAAATATAAAATGCCATTGGCTCCTTTTGTTGGAGTTAACCATCACTTTCAGTGTGTATTGCTTGGGTGTGCATTAATTGCAGATGACACTGTATCGACTTATGTTTGGTTAATGCGTACATGGCTTAGAGCGATGGGCGGTCGAGCTCCGAGTATGATAATTACTGACCAAGATAAAGCCTTGAAAGCAGCTATTGCAGAGGTGTTCCCAAGCACACGACATTGTTTAGGTTTATGGCATATAATCAGGAAGATCCCTGAAAAACTTGGTAATGTAGCCAAACGACATGAaaattttgtgaaaaaatttaataaatgcATTTATAAGTCATGGACTGATGAACAGTTTGAAAAGCGGTGGTGGAAAATGGTTGATAGATTTGAACTTAAAGAGGATGAGTGGATTCAGTCATTATATGAAGATCGTATACAGTGGGTTCCAACTTATGTGGGAACTGCATTTTTGGCTGGAATGTCTACAGCTCAACGATCTGAAAGTGTAAACTCTTACTTTGATAAGTACATTCACAGGAAGACAACATTGAAAGAGTTTGTGGAACAGTATATATCAATACTGGAAGATAGATATGAAGAGGAAGCAAAAGCAGATTTAGATACATGGCAAAAGTTGCCTGTGCTAAAATCTCCATCCCCTTTCGAGAAACAAATGTCAACAGTATACACACAAGCAATATTTAAGAAATTCCAAGTTGAGGTTTTGGGAGCAATTGCATGTCAtcccaagaaagaaaaagaagatgagtcAACCATTACATTTAGAGTCCAAGATTTTGAAGACAATCAGGATTTCATTGTGGAATGGAATGAACCAAAGTTAGAGATCTCTTGTTTGTGTCGTTCTTTTGAATATAAAGGTTTCATCTGTAGACATGCTATGATTGTTCTCCAAATATCTGGCATATCCAGTATCCCATCTCACTATATACTGAAGCGGTGGACAAAGGATGCGAAAAGCAGGTATACCATGAGACAGGGTTTAGAAGGTGAACAATCAAGGGTGCAGCGTTACAATGATCTATGTCAACGGGCCATTAAGTTGGGTGAAGAAGGGTCATTATCTCAAGAGAGTTATAATATTGCATTTCGTGCATTAGATGAAGCATTGAAACAGTGTGTGAGTGTGAATAGCTCTATTCATAATGGTTCAGATTCCAGCTTGCCTGCAACATATGGTCTTCAGGACATTGAAGAAAATGATGGTGACAATAGGGCTTCTATACTTAGGATGCTTGAACCTCAAGGAGCTAGGTCaactaaaaaaaagaatacaaacaaaaagagaaag GTACAGCCAGAGCCAAAAGTAATGAGTGTTGGAAATGTTGGGACACAAAACAATTTGCAACAGATG GGGAACTTGAACTCTAGGGCACCTGCATTAGGTGGTTCTTTTGTTCCTCAACAGAGCATTCAAGGGATG GAACAACTAAATTCAAGAGCACCAACCTTTAATGGTTATGGAACTCAACGTAGTGTGCAAAGGATG GGACGATTGACCTCTGTAGCACCAACCCGTGAAGGTTATTATGGCAATcaacctaacatgcatgggctG GGACAGTTGAATTCAATAGCTCCAACAGGTGATAGTTACTATGGTACTCAACAGAGCATGCAGGGAATG GGACAGCTGGACTTCAGATCACCAACTATTGACAGTTGTTATTGCATTCAAGAGAGTCTGCAGGATATG GGAGAATCCAATGTGGGACCTTCACAGTTGCATGGTATGACATCAAGGCATCTACATGACAAGCACCTTTCTAACTGA